Below is a window of Frigoribacterium sp. SL97 DNA.
CGCGTAGCCGAGCGGCACGAGGAACATCGCCGCGAAGACGAGCAGGAACGGGATCGCCAGGGCCCAGGCCGCGACGAGCTGCGGTCGGTGCAGCGAGCTCGTGCGCCGCGGGGTGGCGGGCTGACGGGACGAGGAGGCGCGGGTCGCGTCTCGACGAGGGGTGACGGAGGTGGACATGGGGCTCCTTGCCGGGCCGAGGGGGTGCCGCCCGAGGGCGGGCGGCACCCCGTGAGCGCTACTTGACGGTGAAGCCCTGCTGCTTCGCGTAGGCGGTGACGTCGTCCTGCCACGCCGTGAGGGCGGCGGAGAGGTCGGAGTGGTCGGCGATCGCCTTGCCGAGCGTGTCGTTGAAGCTCGAGTAGACGTAGTCCATGAACGGCAGCCACTGGAAGTCGGTGCTGACCGTGTCCGAGACGCCGGCGAAGAGCTCGTTGACCTTCTGGCCGCCGTAGAAGTCCGAGGCGGTGTCGGTGAAGTCGCTGCTCGAGAGGGTGTCGGTCGTCGTCGGGAACAGGAACTGCTCGTTCGCGAAGGCGAGGGTCGCCTCGGGGTCGCTGTTCAGGAACTTGCTGAACTCGGCCGCGGCGATCGGGTTCTGCGTGCCCGTGATGACGGCGTCGCTCGATCCGCCCCAGTTGCCCGAGACGTCCTCACCGGCCTTCCACTGCGGGATCTTCGCGGCGGTCCACTTGCCGCTCGTGTTCGCGGCCGTGCCCTGCAGGAAGACGGGGCCCCAGGCGGCGGTCTGCCAGCTGGCGTACTTGCCCGACGAGAAGCCCTGGTACCAGGCGTCGTTGAAGTCGGCGTCGGTCGAGACGAGGTCCTTGTCGATCAGGTCCTGCCAGAACGTGACGACCTTCTGCGTCTCGGTCGAGTCGAGGTCGATGCCGACGGTCTTGTCGCCGTCGTACGAGAACGGCTTGGCGCCGGCCTGCCAGAACAGCCCGACGATCTGGCCGGGGTCGTTGCCGGGCAGGTTCGAGATGTACGAGTCGGTCTTGTCCTTGATCGTCTGCGCGTCGGTCGCGAAGTCGGCCCAGGTCTCGGGCGCCTCCGTCAGCCCCGCCTGCTCGTAGATGTCCGAGCGGTAGAGGTTGCCGAGCGGGCCCGAGTCCTGCGGTACGGACCAGACGCCGGTGTCGTCCGCGACCTGGTTCCAGACCCACGGGACGTACTTCGACTCGAGGTCCGCGCCTCCGTAGGGGGTCAGGTCGACGAGGCTGCCGGTCTGGCGGAAGGACGGGATGTACTGGTACTCGATCTGGGCGACGTCGGGTGCGCCCTTGCCGGCCTTCAGCGCCGTCCGCAGCTTCGGGTACTGCGCGGTGCCGGTGCCCACGTTGACGACGTCGACCTTGATCTTCGGGTACTTGGCCTCGAACAGGTCGACCTCCTTCTGGACGTCGGGCACCCAGGTCCAGAAGGTGAGGGTCGTGTCGGTGTCCATGGCCTTGTCGATGTCGGCCTGCGAGACGGGCGCGGTGTCGCCACCACCACCCGCGCCTCCGCCGGACGGGGCGCAGCCGGTCAGCACGAACGCCGACACGACGGCGAGTGACACGAGCGCCTTTGCTGTGGTCTTTCTCTTCATGGTGGTTCTTCCTCGAGGGGGTGGGGGAGTGGTGCAGGGGATCGGGTGGTGCAGGGGGGACGTGGTGCGGGTCGGTGGGGTGGGGTGGTGCGGGCCGGGTGCTGCGGGGGACGTCGTGCGGGTCGGGCGGCCGGGTCGGGGAGGCCGGGTCGGGCCGCCTACGAGGCGTCGGCGTCGACGAGCTCGTACACGTGGGCCGCGCGCGGGGCGAGGGTCAGGGTGGTGCCGGCGGCGACGACCTCCCGGGTCTCGAGGTCGCGCACCGCGGAGGGCGTGGTGACCGTTCCCTCGTGGGCCGACCAGTTCGACACGAACGCGAGCCCTGGGGCTCCGGCCCGTGAACCGGTGGTGACCGTGACCGTCTCGGTCGCCGCCCACGTGCCCGCCGCCGTGGCGGGCACGAGCCACCGGGCGATCGAGCGCGAGAGCTCGGGGTTGGGCACGGTCGCGACGTAGCTGACGCGGCCGGCTCCGGAGGCGCGGGTCGTCAGCATCGCGTCGGCCCCGATCTCGGTCGGCGCGGCCCGCAGCACGACGGTGGCGTCCTCGACGTGCAGGACGTCGGCCCAGCGGGTGCCGGCGGAGCCCGGCTCGAGGACGAAGGGTGCGTCGGCGGGGAGGCCGGGGCGGTGACGTCCTCGGCGGCCGCGGCCGCGCCTCCTGCGGTCGTGCCGTCGCTGCGCTCGGCGGTGCCGGCGTCCGCGACGTGGACGGCGAGGGGGTGGTCGAGGTTGGTGTACTCCTCGTACCAGACCCCCGCGGGGCCCGAGAGCCGGGCGGGTGCCGGGTCGCGGCGGGCCCGGGCGAGCTCGTCGCCGTAGGCCGTGCGGATGCCCACCACCAGGTGGCCGCCCGCCTCGGCGTAGGCGGTGAGCGCGGTGAGCGTGGCGTCGTCGACGACGTACAGCGCCGGCACGACGAGCACGGGGTGCGTCGCGGCCAGCTCGGCCGGGTCGGCGGCGAGGAACTGCGTCACGTGCTGGATGCGCACCTGCACGCCCGCCTCGGCGAGCCCGCGGTAGTGCGCGTCGAACAGGTGGAGGTACGACTCCGGGTCGGGGGTGCCGTCGGGCAGGGCCAGCGGCGGGTACGTCTCGAACGACCACTTGGTCTCGGTCGACCAGAGCATCAGCACGTCGGCGTCGGGCTCGAGGCCGTCGACGGCGCCGCCGACCGCCTTGAGCGTGGCGCCCAGGGCCGAGACCTCGCGGTGGATGCGACCGGGACGCTGGCTGTGCGGCAGCACGCCGCCCCAGTACGTCTCGACGCCGAAGTGCAGCGTGTGCCAGTGCCAGTACTCGACCATGCGGGCACCGCGGGAGACGAGCGCGAGCGCGGCCTGCTTGATCTGCCCGTCGAACGGCGGGTGGTTCTGCCAGGGGCCGCCGATCGACTGCGCGTTGGTCTCGGTGACGAGGAAGGGAGCCTGCGCCGACGAGAACGCCCGGTCGCCCCACTGCTGCAGGGCCCAGACGCCGGTGTGCCACCAGCCGGCCTCGCGGGGCACCTCGACGCCGAGCGTCAGGCCGTCCTGCATCTTGTAGTACGGGTTCCCGGCGGTGACGTCGAGGCTCTCGACGAGCCGCTCGTCGGCGACCTGCGGGCGCGAGTACGAGATGCAGGTGGTGACGAACTGGTCGTCGCGGGCGTACTCGCGGACGACGTCGGCCTGCCAGGCGATCAGCTCGTCGGCCAGCTCGCCCTGGAAGCGCCGCCACTCGAGGTCGTACTGCGGCTGCACGTTGCCGTCGGGACGCCAGAGCTGCGACCACTCGGTCAGCCGGTGCGACCAGTAGACCAGGCCCCACTCCTCGTTGAGGCGCTCGACGGTGCCGTACTTGCGCTGCAGCCAGGCCACGAAGCGGTCGAAGACCTGGTCGTTGCGCGGGCGCTCGTTGCCGGGCTCGTTGTCGACCTGCCAACCGATCACGGCGGGGTGCTGCGCGTAGCGCTCGACGACCTTGCGGACGACGCGCTCGGCGTAGAAGCGGTAGGCGGGGTGGCTCTGGTCCATCTCCTGTCGGGCGCCCCAGCCGGCGCGGACGCCGGTGGTCCGCTCGGCGGCGATCTCGGGGTGGCGCACCTGCAGCCACGGCGGCACCGCGTAGGTCGGGGTGCCGAGCACCACCGCGATGCCGCGGGCGTGGGCGCCGTCGAGCACGGGCTGGAGCCAGTCGAGGTCGAACTCGCCCTCGCGCGGCTCCCACGTCGACCAGACCGACTCGCCCACGCGGATCACCGTGAAGCCCGCCTCGACCATCAGGTCGAGGTCGCGGTCGAGGGTGCCCGCCTGCTGGTACTCGGCGTAGTAGGCGGCTCCGAAGAGCACCCCGGAATGGCGTGGAGCAGAAGTCATCGTTGACCCGTTCGTGTGTGTCGGCTGCGGTGGCGACCGCCGACGTCGTCCCGCGCGTACTCGGGACGTCGATCGATGTTCGGTGGATGTTGTCGATAACATCGGCGTCTGCGGAGAACGTAACC
It encodes the following:
- a CDS encoding beta-galactosidase: MTSAPRHSGVLFGAAYYAEYQQAGTLDRDLDLMVEAGFTVIRVGESVWSTWEPREGEFDLDWLQPVLDGAHARGIAVVLGTPTYAVPPWLQVRHPEIAAERTTGVRAGWGARQEMDQSHPAYRFYAERVVRKVVERYAQHPAVIGWQVDNEPGNERPRNDQVFDRFVAWLQRKYGTVERLNEEWGLVYWSHRLTEWSQLWRPDGNVQPQYDLEWRRFQGELADELIAWQADVVREYARDDQFVTTCISYSRPQVADERLVESLDVTAGNPYYKMQDGLTLGVEVPREAGWWHTGVWALQQWGDRAFSSAQAPFLVTETNAQSIGGPWQNHPPFDGQIKQAALALVSRGARMVEYWHWHTLHFGVETYWGGVLPHSQRPGRIHREVSALGATLKAVGGAVDGLEPDADVLMLWSTETKWSFETYPPLALPDGTPDPESYLHLFDAHYRGLAEAGVQVRIQHVTQFLAADPAELAATHPVLVVPALYVVDDATLTALTAYAEAGGHLVVGIRTAYGDELARARRDPAPARLSGPAGVWYEEYTNLDHPLAVHVADAGTAERSDGTTAGGAAAAAEDVTAPASPPTHPSSSSRAPPAPAGPTSCTSRTPPSCCGPRRPRSGPTRC
- a CDS encoding ABC transporter substrate-binding protein — translated: MKRKTTAKALVSLAVVSAFVLTGCAPSGGGAGGGGDTAPVSQADIDKAMDTDTTLTFWTWVPDVQKEVDLFEAKYPKIKVDVVNVGTGTAQYPKLRTALKAGKGAPDVAQIEYQYIPSFRQTGSLVDLTPYGGADLESKYVPWVWNQVADDTGVWSVPQDSGPLGNLYRSDIYEQAGLTEAPETWADFATDAQTIKDKTDSYISNLPGNDPGQIVGLFWQAGAKPFSYDGDKTVGIDLDSTETQKVVTFWQDLIDKDLVSTDADFNDAWYQGFSSGKYASWQTAAWGPVFLQGTAANTSGKWTAAKIPQWKAGEDVSGNWGGSSDAVITGTQNPIAAAEFSKFLNSDPEATLAFANEQFLFPTTTDTLSSSDFTDTASDFYGGQKVNELFAGVSDTVSTDFQWLPFMDYVYSSFNDTLGKAIADHSDLSAALTAWQDDVTAYAKQQGFTVK